One genomic region from Phocoena sinus isolate mPhoSin1 chromosome 21, mPhoSin1.pri, whole genome shotgun sequence encodes:
- the LOC116746837 gene encoding beta-citrylglutamate synthase B-like: MCSSVAAKLWFLTDRRIREDYPQKEILRAFKAKCCEEELDFRAVVMDDVVLTAEQGNLGLRIKGELITAYPQVVVVRVPTPCAQSDSDITVLRHLEKMGCRWMNRPQAILNCGNKFWTFQELAGHGVPLPDTFSYGCHENFAKMIDEAEVLEFPMVVKNTRGHRGKAVFLARDKHHWADLSHLIRHEAPYLFQKCVKESHGRDVRVIVVGGRAVGTMLRCSTDGRMQSNCSLGGVQMMCSLSEHGKQLAIQVSNILGMNVCGIDLLMKDNGSFCVCEASANVGLIRFDKACDLDVAGITADYTASLLPSGRLTWRMSLLSVVSMASETSEPELGPPANTAVDNLSTSSSSVDSDPETAERELLTKLAGGLSNGNQLLANEIKLLVE, translated from the exons ATGTGTAGCTCTGTGGCCGCCAAGTTGTGGTTTTTGACAGATCGTCGAATCAGGGAAGACTATCCTCAAAAAGAGATCTTACGAGCGTTCAAGGCCAAATGTTGTGAGGAGGAACTGGACTTTAGGGCTGTGGTGATGGATGACGTGGTGCTGACAGCTGAGCAAGGAAACCTGGGTCTTCGTATCAAAGGAGAACTAATTACTGCTTACCCTCAGGTGGTGGTAGTGAGAGTACCAACCCCTTGCGCGCAAAGTGATAGTGACATCACTGTTTTGCGCCATCTAGAGAAGATGGGATGCAGGTGGATGAACCGACCTCAAGCCATCCTGAACTGTGGTAATAAGTTCTGGACGTTTCAAGAGTTGGCAGGTCACGGTGTTCCTCTGCCAGATACCTTCTCTTATGGTTGTCATGAAAATTTTGCTAAAATGATTGATGAAGCAGAAGTACTGGAGTTCCCAATGGTGGTGAAGAATACACGGGGCCATAGAGGCAAAGCGGTTTTCTTGGCTCGCGATAAGCACCATTGGGCTGATCTAAGCCATCTTATTCGCCATGAAGCTCCATACCTGTTTCAGAAGTGTGTTAAAGAGTCTCATGGAAGGGATGTACGTGTCATTGTTGTGGGAGGCCGTGCGGTTGGCACCATGTTACGCTGTTCAACAGATGGGAGGATGCAAAGCAACTGCTCACTGGGTGGTGTACAGATGATGTGCTCATTGAGTGAACACGGGAAACAGCTAGCTATCCAGGTGTCTAATATCCTGGGAATGAATGTGTGTGGCATTGACCTGTTGATGAAAGACAACGGCTCCTTCTGTGTCTGCGAGGCCAGTGCAAATGTAGGTTTGATAAG GTTTGATAAGGCTTGTGATCTGGATGTAGCTGGTATCACAGCAGACTATACCGCCTCCCTTCTGCCCTCTGGCCGGCTCACCTGGCGTATGTCCCTGCTCTCTGTGGTGTCCATGGCCAGTGAGACTAGTGAGCCGGAGCTGGGCCCCCCAGCCAACACTGCTGTCGACAACCTGAGCACAAGTTCCAGCTCTGTTGACAGCGACCCCGAAACCGCAGAGCGAGAGCTGCTCACCAAGCTCGCAGGGGGCCTATCCAACGGAAACCAACTGCTAGCCAATGAAATCAAACTCCTGGTGGAGTGA